ATGTCAGGGAAAAGTTCCACAGCCTTGGAATCGCAGCCGACTTTGTGCAGGACAATCATTCACTTAGCCTGGAAAAAGGGACGGTCAGGGGGATGCATTATCAGCTTCATCCCAAGGCCCAGAGCAAGCTGGTCCGGGTTGTGCGAGGCGAGATTTTGAATGTTATCGTGGATATACGGCGGGGCAGCCCGACTTTCGGCCAGTGGTTGAATGTCAATCTCTCTGCGGACGACAAGCGCCAGTTGTTTATTCCCAGAGGGTTCGCCAATGGATACTGTACCCTGCAGCCGCAGACCGAGGTTTGCTACAAAGTGGATGAATACTACGCACCGGCCTTTGAGCGTGCCTTCAGGTGGAACGACCCTCAGCTTGCCATTGACTGGCCCGTAACTGAACCAGTACTGTCCGAGAGGGATTCGAAGGCCCCTTTGTTTGCGGACGCGGAAATTAATTTCGAGTACGAGGCAATGTGATGGACACGGTTTTGGTCACAGGCGCAGGCGGATATATCGGGTCGATTCTGGTCGGGAAGCTTCTTGGCGCCGGTTACCGGGTTAAGGCTGTGGATAGATACTTCTTCGGCGATGACAAACTCCAGCAGCATAAAAACCTCGAGATTATCAAAGAAGACTCGCGCAAGCTCAATGGAAAGCACTTCGAAAACGTTCATCATGTTATTGATCTTGTGGCCTTGTCCAATGACCCCAGCGCCGAACTGTTCCATGAGCACACCTGGGGTATCAACTATTTGAGCAGGGTATCCAGCGCGAGACTGGCCCGCGAGTCCGGCGCAAGGCGATATATACTTCCATCGAGCGCCAGCATTTATGGTTATCAGGATGAGATTGTCGACGAAACTTCGCCGACGAATCCACTCACTGTTTATGCCCACGCAAACGAAAAGACCGAGCAGGAGGTTCTTGCTCTCGCCGGTAGTGACTTTGTGGTAACGGTTATGAGACAGGCGACCGTGTTCGGGTACAGTCCGAGGATGCGGTTCGACCTGGCAATCAATGGGATGACCTATGGGTGC
The sequence above is drawn from the Candidatus Zixiibacteriota bacterium genome and encodes:
- the rfbC gene encoding dTDP-4-dehydrorhamnose 3,5-epimerase — its product is MNCIHTKFDGVFIIEPQVFKDNRGYFMECYVREKFHSLGIAADFVQDNHSLSLEKGTVRGMHYQLHPKAQSKLVRVVRGEILNVIVDIRRGSPTFGQWLNVNLSADDKRQLFIPRGFANGYCTLQPQTEVCYKVDEYYAPAFERAFRWNDPQLAIDWPVTEPVLSERDSKAPLFADAEINFEYEAM
- a CDS encoding SDR family oxidoreductase, which gives rise to MDTVLVTGAGGYIGSILVGKLLGAGYRVKAVDRYFFGDDKLQQHKNLEIIKEDSRKLNGKHFENVHHVIDLVALSNDPSAELFHEHTWGINYLSRVSSARLARESGARRYILPSSASIYGYQDEIVDETSPTNPLTVYAHANEKTEQEVLALAGSDFVVTVMRQATVFGYSPRMRFDLAINGMTYGCWATGKLPLMRDGSQYRPMVHIQDTTDVMLLLLTCDTGFTNGEIFNVGGDDGNFRIEDLARRVAEASRQITGREVEIEWYGDPDKRSYRLSFKKIQERLGWTPRATVEQGVGEIIDALEKKLIDRTPDTITLDWYKSLVHWHKIIREVEKYSGILDIE